In Acidimicrobiales bacterium, the genomic window TCGTCGGAGGCCATCGGCATGGGCACCAACCTCTCAGCCGGCGAGGACGCGGCCAAGACCGCCAAGTTCTCCCTGGGCGAGAACGCCGTGGTCATCACCGACGACGGCCGCCTGGTGGAGCCCGGCTCGGGCGAGATCGGCCGGGTCGGCATCAAGGGCCGCGTCCCCGTGGGCTACTACAAGGACCCCGAGAAGTCGGCTGCGACGTTCCCCGAGATCGATGGTGTCCGCTACTCCATCCCCGGCGACTACGCGACGGTCGAGTCCGACGGCTCGGTGACGCTCCTCGGCCGTGGCTCGGTGTGCATCAACACCGGCGGCGAGAAGGTCTTCCCCGAGGAGGTCGAAGAGGCCCTGAAGACCTACCCGGGCGTCCGCGACGCCGTGGCCGTGGGTGTGCCCGATGACAAGTTCGGCGAAGCCGTCACCGCCGTCGTCGAGCTCGACCCGGGCGCCGAGGTCGACGAGGGCGACGTCATCAAGCACGTCAAGGGCAGCCTCGCCGCGTTCAAGGCGCCCAAGCACGTCATCGTCGTGGAGACGATCGGCCGGGCCCCCAACGCCAAGGTCGACTACAAGCGCCTCAAGCAGCTCGCAGCCGAGCGCATCGCCGTCCGCTCGTAGGGGCCAGGCCCGTTTCGCCTCGCCCGGAGGAGGGCGCGTAGCGTCCGGCCATGGCAGATCTCGGGTACGACGGCAAGGTTGCGATCATCACCGGAGCAGGCGGCGGGCTCGGGCGCGAGCACGCCCTCCTGCTCGCCTCTCGGGGCGCTCAGGTCGTGGTGAACGACCTCGGCGGCTCGGTCAGCGGAGAGGGCGGCGGCAACGAGGGCCCGGCCCACACCACGGCCAAGGAGCTGGAGGACCTCGGCGGCGTCGCCGTGGCCGACACCAACAGCGTGGCCACGCCCGAGGGCGGTGAGGCGATCGTGCAGACCGCCCTCGACGCCTACGGCCGGGTCGACATCGTGATCAACAACGCCGGCATCCTGCGCGACAAGACCTTCCACAACATGACGCCCGAGTTCGTCGACCCCGTGATCGACGTGCACCTCAAGGGGGCGTTCAACGTCACCAAGCCCGCCTGGATCAAGATGCGCGAGCAGGGCTACGGCCGCATCGTCAACACCTCCTCGAACTCGGGCATCCTCGGCAACTTCGGCCAGGCCAACTACGGCGCCGCCAAGATGGGCCTCGTCGGCCTCACCCGCGTGCTCGCCGCCGAGGGCGGCAAGTACAACATCAAGGTCAACGCCCTGGCACCGGTGGCCCGCACCCGCATGACCGAGGAGCTCCTCGGCCCGCTCGCCGACAAGCTCGACCCCAAGCTGGTGTCGCCCATCGTGGCGTGGCTCGTGCACGAGGACTGCCCCGTGAGCGGCGAGATCTACTCCGCTGCCGGCGGCCGCATCGCACGGTTCTTCATCGGCATGACCGAGGGCTACTACAACGCCGACCTGTCGCTCGAGGACGTCCGCGACAACTTCGAGCAGATCCGCTCCGAGGACGGCTACACCGTCCCCTCGGGCCCCGGCGACGAGTTCACCCAGCTGCTCAAGCACTTCTCCTGAGCGACGGCCGGGGCGGTCACGCCTCCGGGACGTCGTCCACGGCCACCCCCGCGGCCGCCGCCGCCCGCTCGACCACCTCGAGGTCGGAGGGCAGCGGCTCGTGGGTCACGACACCGGCCACGCAGCGCTCGATCAACTGGCGCAGGGGCGGTGTGCGCTCGGCCAGGCCCGCAGCCTCCAGCTCGGCGATGAGCTGGCCGGCGACGTTGATCAGCGCCGCCGACAGGTGCGGCAACGACGCCGCGCTCACGCGAATCTGGTCGAACGCCTCGCCCACGTAGCCGGCGTGGTCGTGATCGTGGGGGCACAGTCCACGACGGCCCTGGTCGCCCTCCAGGATCGACGGCGGGAGGTCGCGGTGGAGGATCTCGTGGAGGATCGACCCGAGGTGCACGATGCACTCGTAGGCGGTGGTGACGTCGTTGACCCCGGTGGAGAGCGCTC contains:
- a CDS encoding SDR family NAD(P)-dependent oxidoreductase, with protein sequence MADLGYDGKVAIITGAGGGLGREHALLLASRGAQVVVNDLGGSVSGEGGGNEGPAHTTAKELEDLGGVAVADTNSVATPEGGEAIVQTALDAYGRVDIVINNAGILRDKTFHNMTPEFVDPVIDVHLKGAFNVTKPAWIKMREQGYGRIVNTSSNSGILGNFGQANYGAAKMGLVGLTRVLAAEGGKYNIKVNALAPVARTRMTEELLGPLADKLDPKLVSPIVAWLVHEDCPVSGEIYSAAGGRIARFFIGMTEGYYNADLSLEDVRDNFEQIRSEDGYTVPSGPGDEFTQLLKHFS